A single genomic interval of Oxyura jamaicensis isolate SHBP4307 breed ruddy duck chromosome 26, BPBGC_Ojam_1.0, whole genome shotgun sequence harbors:
- the ATP2B4 gene encoding plasma membrane calcium-transporting ATPase 4 isoform X5: MTNNVADHHPGNSVTEGNHEGDFGCSVVELRNLMELRSAEAVTRLNDSYGGVHNVCKRLKTSPVEGLSGNPTDLEKRRQVFGQNFIPPKKAKTFLQLVWEALQDVTLIILEIAAIISLGLSFYHPPGGDNELCGQSSGGVEDEGESQAGWIEGAAILFSVIIVVLVTAFNDWSKEKQFRGLQSRIEQEQKFTVIRKGQVIQIPVAEIVVGDIAQIKYGDLLPSDGILIQGNDLKIDESSLTGESDQVKKSLDKDPMLLSGTHVMEGSGRMVVTAVGINSQTGIIFTLLGAGEGDEEKKVKKGKKTGAPENRNKAKTQDGVALEIQPLKSQEGVENEEKEKKKVKVPKKEKSVLQGKLTRLAVQIGKAGLIMSAITVIILVLYFVIDTFGVQGRPWLAECTPIYIQYFVKFFIIGVTVLVVAVPEGLPLAVTISLAYSVKKMMKDNNLVRHLDACETMGNATAICSDKTGTLTMNRMTVVQAYVGDTHYRQIPDPEAILPKILDLIVNGVAINSAYTSKILPPEKEGGLPRQVGNKTECALLGFVLDLKQDYQAVRNEVPEEKLYKVYTFNSVRKSMSTVLKNGNGGFRMYSKGASEIILRKCTKILDKNGDPRVFKTKDRDEMVKKVIEPMACHGLRTICLAFRDFPADAEPDWDSENEILSDLTCIAVVGIEDPVRPEVPDAILKCQRAGITVRMVTGDNINTARAIATKCGILLPGEDFLCLEGKEFNRLIRNEKGEVEQEQLDKIWPKLRVLARSSPTDKHTLVKGIIDSTVGDQRQVVAVTGDGTNDGPALKKADVGFAMGIAGTDVAKEASDIILTDDNFTSIVKAVMWGRNVYDSISKFLQFQLTVNVVAVIVAFTGACITQDSPLKAVQMLWVNLIMDTFASLALATEPPSESLLLRKPYGRNKPLISRTMMKNILGHAVYQLTIIFTLLFVGEKLFDIDSGRNAPLHSPPTEHYTIVFNTFVMMQLFNEINARKIHGERNVFEAIYRNPIFCTVVLGTFAAQIIIVEFGGKPFSCSGLTLSQWFWCIFIGVGELLWGQLICTVPTSHLKFLKEAGHGITKEEIPEEELPEDVDEIDHAEMELRRGQILWFRGLNRIQTQMDVVYTFQTGASSLQGALRRQPSIVSQHHDVKNVSSPTHIKVVNAFRSSLYEGLEKPESRSSIHNFMTHPEFILEEDEPRTPFLDSAEDDPETDGLKKRGGDSLGGSTSLNRNNNAVDSDQTEVTFPEPESPLHSLETSV, translated from the exons ATGACGAACAACGTGGCCGACCACCACCCCGGGAACTCGGTCACCGAAGGCAACCATGAGGGGGACTTTGGGTGCTCCGTGGTGGAGCTCAGGAACCTCATGGAGCTGAGGAGCGCCGAGGCGGTCACCCGGCTGAACGATTCCTACGGCGGCGTGCACAACGTCTGCAAGAGGCTGAAGACGTCGCCCGTCGAAG gTCTGTCCGGGAACCCGACcgacctggagaagaggaggcaggTGTTCGGCCAGAACTTCATTCCCCCCAAGAAGGCCAAGACGTTCCTGCAGTTAGTGTGGGAGGCGCTGCAGGACGTCACACTGATCATCTTGGAAATAGCAGCCATAATCTCCCTGGGCCTGTCCTTCTACCACCCCCCGGGCGGTGACAATGAAC TGTGCGGGCAGTCCTCGGGCGGCGTGGAGGACGAGGGTGAGTCGCAGGCCGGCTGGATCGAGGGGGCGGCCATCTTGTTCTCGGTCATCATCGTGGTGCTGGTGACCGCCTTCAACGACTGGAGCAAAGAGAAGCAATTCCGGGGCCTCCAGAGCCGCATCGAGCAGGAGCAGAAGTTCACGGTCATCCGCAAGGGGCAGGTGATTCAGATCCCCGTGGCCGAGATCGTGGTGGGAGACATCGCGCAGATCAAATACG GTGACCTCTTGCCATCAGACGGGATCCTGATCCAAGGGAATGACCTGAAAATAGATGAGAGCTCGCTGACCGGGGAGTCCGACCAGGTCAAGAAGTCTCTCGATAAAGACCCCATGCTGCTGTCAG GTACCCACGTGATGGAGGGCTCCGGGCGGATGGTGGTGACTGCCGTGGGGATCAACTCCCAGACAGGAATCATCTTCACTCTCTTGGGGGCGGGAGAAGGAGATGAGGAGAAGAAGGTGAAGAAAG GTAAAAAAACCGGAGCCCCTGAAAATCGCAACAAAG CTAAAACTCAGGATGGTGTGGCCTTAGAGATCCAACCCCTGAAGAGCCAGGAAGGGGTGGAAaatgaggagaaggagaagaagaaggtgAAGGTGCCCAAGAAGGAGAAGTCTGTGCTGCAAGGGAAGCTGACGCGCCTGGCGGTCCAGATTGGGAAGGCAG GGCTGATCATGTCGGCCATCACGGTCATCATCTTGGTGCTGTACTTTGTCATCGACACCTTCGGGGTGCAGGGCCGGCCCTGGCTGGCAGAGTGCACCCCCATTTACATCCAGTACTTCGTCAAGTTCTTCATCATCGGCGTCACCGTGTTGGTGGTGGCCGTGCCCGAGGGGCTCCCGCTGGCTGTCACCATCTCCTTGGCCTACTCCGTGAAG aaaatgatgAAGGACAACAACCTGGTGAGACATCTCGACGCGTGCGAGACCATGGGGAACGCCACCGCCATCTGCTCGGACAAGACGGGCACGCTCACCATGAACCGCATGACCGTGGTGCAGGCCTACGTGGGGGACACCCACTACCGCCAGATCCCCGACCCCGAAGCCATCCTGCCCAAGATCCTGGACCTCATCGTCAACGGTGTCGCCATCAACTCTGCCTACACATCCAAGATCCTG ccACCAGAGAAGGAAGGGGGGCTACCCCGGCAAGTGGGGAACAAGACGGAGTGCGCCCTGCTGGGTTTCGTGCTGGACCTGAAGCAGGATTACCAGGCGGTGCGCAACGAGGTGCCGGAGGAGAAGCTCTACAAGGTCTACACCTTCAACTCGGTGCGCAAGTCCATGAGCACGGTGCTGAAGAACGGCAACGGCGGCTTCCGCATGTACAGCAAGGGAGCCTCCGAGATCATCCTCCGCAA GTGCACCAAGATCCTGGACAAGAACGGTGACCCCCGGGTGTTCAAGACGAAGGACCGGGATGAGATGGTGAAGAAGGTGATCGAGCCCATGGCGTGCCACGGGCTGCGGACCATCTGCCTGGCCTTCCGCGACTTCCCCGCCGACGCCGAGCCCGACTGGGACAGTGAGAACGAGATCCTGTCCGACCTGACCTGCATCGCCGTGGTCGGGATAGAGGACCCCGTGCGGCCAGAG GTGCCCGATGCCATCCTGAAGTGCCAGCGCGCGGGCATCACCGTCCGCATGGTGACGGGGGACAACATCAACACCGCCCGCGCCATCGCCACCAAGTGTGGCATCCTGCTGCCGGGGGAGGACTTCTTGTgcctggaggggaaggagtTCAACCGGCTCATCCGCAACGAGAAGGGCGAG GTGGAACAGGAGCAGCTGGACAAGATCTGGCCCAAGCTGCGCGTGCTGGCCCGCTCCTCCCCGACGGATAAGCACACGCTTGTCAAAG GAATCATCGACAGCACCGTTGGTGACCAGAGGCAGGTGGTGGCCGTCACCGGGGATGGGACCAACGATGGCCCGGCGCTGAAGAAAGCCGACGTTGGGTTTGCCATG GGCATCGCAGGCACCGACGTGGCGAAGGAGGCTTCGGACATCATCCTGACGGACGACAACTTCACCAGCATCGTCAAGGCGGTGATGTGGGGCCGCAACGTCTACGACAGCATCTCCAAGTTCCTGCAGTTCCAGCTGACCGTCAACGTCGTGGCCGTCATCGTGGCTTTCACAGGCGCCTGCATCACGCAG GACTCCCCCCTGAAGGCCGTGCAGATGCTGTGGGTGAACCTGATCATGGACACCTTTGCCTCCTTAGCCCTGGCCACCGAGCCCCCCTCCGAGTCGCTGCTGCTCCGCAAGCCGTACGGCCGCAACAAGCCGCTCATCTCCCGCACCATGATGAAGAACATCCTGGGGCACGCCGTCTACCAGCTCACTATCATTTTCACGCTGCTTTTTGTGG GGGAGAAGCTGTTTGACATCGACAGCGGCCGCAACGCCCCGCTCCACTCGCCGCCCACCGAGCACTACACCATCGTCTTCAACACCTTCGTCATGATGCAGCTCTTCAACGAGATCAACGCGCGCAAGATCCACGGGGAGAGGAATGTCTTCGAGGCCATCTATCGCAACCCCATCTTCTGCACGGTGGTGCTGGGGACCTTTGCAGCCCAG ATCATCATTGTGGAGTTCGGTGGGAAGCccttcagctgctctgggctCACCCTGAGCCAGTGGTTCTGGTGTATTTTTATCGGAGTGGGAGAGCTCCTCTGGGGCCAG cTGATCTGCACCGTCCCGACCAGCCACCTGAAGTTCCTGAAGGAAGCCGGCCACGGCATCACCAAGGAGGAGATCCCAGAGGAGGAGCTGCCCGAGGACGTGGATGAGATCGACCACGCGGAGATGGAGCTGCGGAGGGGGCAGATCCTGTGGTTCAGGGGTCTCAACAGGATACAGACGCAG ATGGACGTAGTTTACACATTCCAGACCGGCGCCTCCTCTTTGCAGGGAGCCCTCAGGAGACAGCCTTCCATCGTGAGCCAGCACCACGatgtaaaaaatgtttctagcCCAACCCAT ATCAAAGTGGTGAATGCGTTCCGTAGCTCCTTGTACGAAGGCCTCGAGAAACCCGAGTCCAGAAGCTCCATCCATAACTTCATGACTCACCCGGAGTTCATCCTGGAGGAAGACGAGCCTCGAACACCATTCCTTGACAGCGCTGAAGACGACCCCGAGACCGACGGACTCAAAAAGCGAGGTGGGGATAGCCTGGGTGGATCGACATCCCTCAACAGAAATAACAATGCAGTGGACAGCGATCAAACCGAGGTCACCTTCCCGGAGCCCGAAAGCCCCTTACACAGCTTGGAGACATCGGTTTGA
- the ATP2B4 gene encoding plasma membrane calcium-transporting ATPase 4 isoform X1, with amino-acid sequence MTNNVADHHPGNSVTEGNHEGDFGCSVVELRNLMELRSAEAVTRLNDSYGGVHNVCKRLKTSPVEGLSGNPTDLEKRRQVFGQNFIPPKKAKTFLQLVWEALQDVTLIILEIAAIISLGLSFYHPPGGDNELCGQSSGGVEDEGESQAGWIEGAAILFSVIIVVLVTAFNDWSKEKQFRGLQSRIEQEQKFTVIRKGQVIQIPVAEIVVGDIAQIKYGDLLPSDGILIQGNDLKIDESSLTGESDQVKKSLDKDPMLLSGTHVMEGSGRMVVTAVGINSQTGIIFTLLGAGEGDEEKKVKKGKKTGAPENRNKAKTQDGVALEIQPLKSQEGVENEEKEKKKVKVPKKEKSVLQGKLTRLAVQIGKAGLIMSAITVIILVLYFVIDTFGVQGRPWLAECTPIYIQYFVKFFIIGVTVLVVAVPEGLPLAVTISLAYSVKKMMKDNNLVRHLDACETMGNATAICSDKTGTLTMNRMTVVQAYVGDTHYRQIPDPEAILPKILDLIVNGVAINSAYTSKILPPEKEGGLPRQVGNKTECALLGFVLDLKQDYQAVRNEVPEEKLYKVYTFNSVRKSMSTVLKNGNGGFRMYSKGASEIILRKCTKILDKNGDPRVFKTKDRDEMVKKVIEPMACHGLRTICLAFRDFPADAEPDWDSENEILSDLTCIAVVGIEDPVRPEVPDAILKCQRAGITVRMVTGDNINTARAIATKCGILLPGEDFLCLEGKEFNRLIRNEKGEVEQEQLDKIWPKLRVLARSSPTDKHTLVKGIIDSTVGDQRQVVAVTGDGTNDGPALKKADVGFAMGIAGTDVAKEASDIILTDDNFTSIVKAVMWGRNVYDSISKFLQFQLTVNVVAVIVAFTGACITQDSPLKAVQMLWVNLIMDTFASLALATEPPSESLLLRKPYGRNKPLISRTMMKNILGHAVYQLTIIFTLLFVGEKLFDIDSGRNAPLHSPPTEHYTIVFNTFVMMQLFNEINARKIHGERNVFEAIYRNPIFCTVVLGTFAAQIIIVEFGGKPFSCSGLTLSQWFWCIFIGVGELLWGQLICTVPTSHLKFLKEAGHGITKEEIPEEELPEDVDEIDHAEMELRRGQILWFRGLNRIQTQIKVVNAFRSSLYEGLEKPESRSSIHNFMTHPEFILEEDEPRTPFLDSAEDDPETDGLKKRGGDSLGGSTSLNRNNNAVDSDQTEVTFPEPESPLHSLETSV; translated from the exons ATGACGAACAACGTGGCCGACCACCACCCCGGGAACTCGGTCACCGAAGGCAACCATGAGGGGGACTTTGGGTGCTCCGTGGTGGAGCTCAGGAACCTCATGGAGCTGAGGAGCGCCGAGGCGGTCACCCGGCTGAACGATTCCTACGGCGGCGTGCACAACGTCTGCAAGAGGCTGAAGACGTCGCCCGTCGAAG gTCTGTCCGGGAACCCGACcgacctggagaagaggaggcaggTGTTCGGCCAGAACTTCATTCCCCCCAAGAAGGCCAAGACGTTCCTGCAGTTAGTGTGGGAGGCGCTGCAGGACGTCACACTGATCATCTTGGAAATAGCAGCCATAATCTCCCTGGGCCTGTCCTTCTACCACCCCCCGGGCGGTGACAATGAAC TGTGCGGGCAGTCCTCGGGCGGCGTGGAGGACGAGGGTGAGTCGCAGGCCGGCTGGATCGAGGGGGCGGCCATCTTGTTCTCGGTCATCATCGTGGTGCTGGTGACCGCCTTCAACGACTGGAGCAAAGAGAAGCAATTCCGGGGCCTCCAGAGCCGCATCGAGCAGGAGCAGAAGTTCACGGTCATCCGCAAGGGGCAGGTGATTCAGATCCCCGTGGCCGAGATCGTGGTGGGAGACATCGCGCAGATCAAATACG GTGACCTCTTGCCATCAGACGGGATCCTGATCCAAGGGAATGACCTGAAAATAGATGAGAGCTCGCTGACCGGGGAGTCCGACCAGGTCAAGAAGTCTCTCGATAAAGACCCCATGCTGCTGTCAG GTACCCACGTGATGGAGGGCTCCGGGCGGATGGTGGTGACTGCCGTGGGGATCAACTCCCAGACAGGAATCATCTTCACTCTCTTGGGGGCGGGAGAAGGAGATGAGGAGAAGAAGGTGAAGAAAG GTAAAAAAACCGGAGCCCCTGAAAATCGCAACAAAG CTAAAACTCAGGATGGTGTGGCCTTAGAGATCCAACCCCTGAAGAGCCAGGAAGGGGTGGAAaatgaggagaaggagaagaagaaggtgAAGGTGCCCAAGAAGGAGAAGTCTGTGCTGCAAGGGAAGCTGACGCGCCTGGCGGTCCAGATTGGGAAGGCAG GGCTGATCATGTCGGCCATCACGGTCATCATCTTGGTGCTGTACTTTGTCATCGACACCTTCGGGGTGCAGGGCCGGCCCTGGCTGGCAGAGTGCACCCCCATTTACATCCAGTACTTCGTCAAGTTCTTCATCATCGGCGTCACCGTGTTGGTGGTGGCCGTGCCCGAGGGGCTCCCGCTGGCTGTCACCATCTCCTTGGCCTACTCCGTGAAG aaaatgatgAAGGACAACAACCTGGTGAGACATCTCGACGCGTGCGAGACCATGGGGAACGCCACCGCCATCTGCTCGGACAAGACGGGCACGCTCACCATGAACCGCATGACCGTGGTGCAGGCCTACGTGGGGGACACCCACTACCGCCAGATCCCCGACCCCGAAGCCATCCTGCCCAAGATCCTGGACCTCATCGTCAACGGTGTCGCCATCAACTCTGCCTACACATCCAAGATCCTG ccACCAGAGAAGGAAGGGGGGCTACCCCGGCAAGTGGGGAACAAGACGGAGTGCGCCCTGCTGGGTTTCGTGCTGGACCTGAAGCAGGATTACCAGGCGGTGCGCAACGAGGTGCCGGAGGAGAAGCTCTACAAGGTCTACACCTTCAACTCGGTGCGCAAGTCCATGAGCACGGTGCTGAAGAACGGCAACGGCGGCTTCCGCATGTACAGCAAGGGAGCCTCCGAGATCATCCTCCGCAA GTGCACCAAGATCCTGGACAAGAACGGTGACCCCCGGGTGTTCAAGACGAAGGACCGGGATGAGATGGTGAAGAAGGTGATCGAGCCCATGGCGTGCCACGGGCTGCGGACCATCTGCCTGGCCTTCCGCGACTTCCCCGCCGACGCCGAGCCCGACTGGGACAGTGAGAACGAGATCCTGTCCGACCTGACCTGCATCGCCGTGGTCGGGATAGAGGACCCCGTGCGGCCAGAG GTGCCCGATGCCATCCTGAAGTGCCAGCGCGCGGGCATCACCGTCCGCATGGTGACGGGGGACAACATCAACACCGCCCGCGCCATCGCCACCAAGTGTGGCATCCTGCTGCCGGGGGAGGACTTCTTGTgcctggaggggaaggagtTCAACCGGCTCATCCGCAACGAGAAGGGCGAG GTGGAACAGGAGCAGCTGGACAAGATCTGGCCCAAGCTGCGCGTGCTGGCCCGCTCCTCCCCGACGGATAAGCACACGCTTGTCAAAG GAATCATCGACAGCACCGTTGGTGACCAGAGGCAGGTGGTGGCCGTCACCGGGGATGGGACCAACGATGGCCCGGCGCTGAAGAAAGCCGACGTTGGGTTTGCCATG GGCATCGCAGGCACCGACGTGGCGAAGGAGGCTTCGGACATCATCCTGACGGACGACAACTTCACCAGCATCGTCAAGGCGGTGATGTGGGGCCGCAACGTCTACGACAGCATCTCCAAGTTCCTGCAGTTCCAGCTGACCGTCAACGTCGTGGCCGTCATCGTGGCTTTCACAGGCGCCTGCATCACGCAG GACTCCCCCCTGAAGGCCGTGCAGATGCTGTGGGTGAACCTGATCATGGACACCTTTGCCTCCTTAGCCCTGGCCACCGAGCCCCCCTCCGAGTCGCTGCTGCTCCGCAAGCCGTACGGCCGCAACAAGCCGCTCATCTCCCGCACCATGATGAAGAACATCCTGGGGCACGCCGTCTACCAGCTCACTATCATTTTCACGCTGCTTTTTGTGG GGGAGAAGCTGTTTGACATCGACAGCGGCCGCAACGCCCCGCTCCACTCGCCGCCCACCGAGCACTACACCATCGTCTTCAACACCTTCGTCATGATGCAGCTCTTCAACGAGATCAACGCGCGCAAGATCCACGGGGAGAGGAATGTCTTCGAGGCCATCTATCGCAACCCCATCTTCTGCACGGTGGTGCTGGGGACCTTTGCAGCCCAG ATCATCATTGTGGAGTTCGGTGGGAAGCccttcagctgctctgggctCACCCTGAGCCAGTGGTTCTGGTGTATTTTTATCGGAGTGGGAGAGCTCCTCTGGGGCCAG cTGATCTGCACCGTCCCGACCAGCCACCTGAAGTTCCTGAAGGAAGCCGGCCACGGCATCACCAAGGAGGAGATCCCAGAGGAGGAGCTGCCCGAGGACGTGGATGAGATCGACCACGCGGAGATGGAGCTGCGGAGGGGGCAGATCCTGTGGTTCAGGGGTCTCAACAGGATACAGACGCAG ATCAAAGTGGTGAATGCGTTCCGTAGCTCCTTGTACGAAGGCCTCGAGAAACCCGAGTCCAGAAGCTCCATCCATAACTTCATGACTCACCCGGAGTTCATCCTGGAGGAAGACGAGCCTCGAACACCATTCCTTGACAGCGCTGAAGACGACCCCGAGACCGACGGACTCAAAAAGCGAGGTGGGGATAGCCTGGGTGGATCGACATCCCTCAACAGAAATAACAATGCAGTGGACAGCGATCAAACCGAGGTCACCTTCCCGGAGCCCGAAAGCCCCTTACACAGCTTGGAGACATCGGTTTGA
- the ATP2B4 gene encoding plasma membrane calcium-transporting ATPase 4 isoform X2, translated as MTNNVADHHPGNSVTEGNHEGDFGCSVVELRNLMELRSAEAVTRLNDSYGGVHNVCKRLKTSPVEGLSGNPTDLEKRRQVFGQNFIPPKKAKTFLQLVWEALQDVTLIILEIAAIISLGLSFYHPPGGDNELCGQSSGGVEDEGESQAGWIEGAAILFSVIIVVLVTAFNDWSKEKQFRGLQSRIEQEQKFTVIRKGQVIQIPVAEIVVGDIAQIKYGDLLPSDGILIQGNDLKIDESSLTGESDQVKKSLDKDPMLLSGTHVMEGSGRMVVTAVGINSQTGIIFTLLGAGEGDEEKKVKKAKTQDGVALEIQPLKSQEGVENEEKEKKKVKVPKKEKSVLQGKLTRLAVQIGKAGLIMSAITVIILVLYFVIDTFGVQGRPWLAECTPIYIQYFVKFFIIGVTVLVVAVPEGLPLAVTISLAYSVKKMMKDNNLVRHLDACETMGNATAICSDKTGTLTMNRMTVVQAYVGDTHYRQIPDPEAILPKILDLIVNGVAINSAYTSKILPPEKEGGLPRQVGNKTECALLGFVLDLKQDYQAVRNEVPEEKLYKVYTFNSVRKSMSTVLKNGNGGFRMYSKGASEIILRKCTKILDKNGDPRVFKTKDRDEMVKKVIEPMACHGLRTICLAFRDFPADAEPDWDSENEILSDLTCIAVVGIEDPVRPEVPDAILKCQRAGITVRMVTGDNINTARAIATKCGILLPGEDFLCLEGKEFNRLIRNEKGEVEQEQLDKIWPKLRVLARSSPTDKHTLVKGIIDSTVGDQRQVVAVTGDGTNDGPALKKADVGFAMGIAGTDVAKEASDIILTDDNFTSIVKAVMWGRNVYDSISKFLQFQLTVNVVAVIVAFTGACITQDSPLKAVQMLWVNLIMDTFASLALATEPPSESLLLRKPYGRNKPLISRTMMKNILGHAVYQLTIIFTLLFVGEKLFDIDSGRNAPLHSPPTEHYTIVFNTFVMMQLFNEINARKIHGERNVFEAIYRNPIFCTVVLGTFAAQIIIVEFGGKPFSCSGLTLSQWFWCIFIGVGELLWGQLICTVPTSHLKFLKEAGHGITKEEIPEEELPEDVDEIDHAEMELRRGQILWFRGLNRIQTQIKVVNAFRSSLYEGLEKPESRSSIHNFMTHPEFILEEDEPRTPFLDSAEDDPETDGLKKRGGDSLGGSTSLNRNNNAVDSDQTEVTFPEPESPLHSLETSV; from the exons ATGACGAACAACGTGGCCGACCACCACCCCGGGAACTCGGTCACCGAAGGCAACCATGAGGGGGACTTTGGGTGCTCCGTGGTGGAGCTCAGGAACCTCATGGAGCTGAGGAGCGCCGAGGCGGTCACCCGGCTGAACGATTCCTACGGCGGCGTGCACAACGTCTGCAAGAGGCTGAAGACGTCGCCCGTCGAAG gTCTGTCCGGGAACCCGACcgacctggagaagaggaggcaggTGTTCGGCCAGAACTTCATTCCCCCCAAGAAGGCCAAGACGTTCCTGCAGTTAGTGTGGGAGGCGCTGCAGGACGTCACACTGATCATCTTGGAAATAGCAGCCATAATCTCCCTGGGCCTGTCCTTCTACCACCCCCCGGGCGGTGACAATGAAC TGTGCGGGCAGTCCTCGGGCGGCGTGGAGGACGAGGGTGAGTCGCAGGCCGGCTGGATCGAGGGGGCGGCCATCTTGTTCTCGGTCATCATCGTGGTGCTGGTGACCGCCTTCAACGACTGGAGCAAAGAGAAGCAATTCCGGGGCCTCCAGAGCCGCATCGAGCAGGAGCAGAAGTTCACGGTCATCCGCAAGGGGCAGGTGATTCAGATCCCCGTGGCCGAGATCGTGGTGGGAGACATCGCGCAGATCAAATACG GTGACCTCTTGCCATCAGACGGGATCCTGATCCAAGGGAATGACCTGAAAATAGATGAGAGCTCGCTGACCGGGGAGTCCGACCAGGTCAAGAAGTCTCTCGATAAAGACCCCATGCTGCTGTCAG GTACCCACGTGATGGAGGGCTCCGGGCGGATGGTGGTGACTGCCGTGGGGATCAACTCCCAGACAGGAATCATCTTCACTCTCTTGGGGGCGGGAGAAGGAGATGAGGAGAAGAAGGTGAAGAAAG CTAAAACTCAGGATGGTGTGGCCTTAGAGATCCAACCCCTGAAGAGCCAGGAAGGGGTGGAAaatgaggagaaggagaagaagaaggtgAAGGTGCCCAAGAAGGAGAAGTCTGTGCTGCAAGGGAAGCTGACGCGCCTGGCGGTCCAGATTGGGAAGGCAG GGCTGATCATGTCGGCCATCACGGTCATCATCTTGGTGCTGTACTTTGTCATCGACACCTTCGGGGTGCAGGGCCGGCCCTGGCTGGCAGAGTGCACCCCCATTTACATCCAGTACTTCGTCAAGTTCTTCATCATCGGCGTCACCGTGTTGGTGGTGGCCGTGCCCGAGGGGCTCCCGCTGGCTGTCACCATCTCCTTGGCCTACTCCGTGAAG aaaatgatgAAGGACAACAACCTGGTGAGACATCTCGACGCGTGCGAGACCATGGGGAACGCCACCGCCATCTGCTCGGACAAGACGGGCACGCTCACCATGAACCGCATGACCGTGGTGCAGGCCTACGTGGGGGACACCCACTACCGCCAGATCCCCGACCCCGAAGCCATCCTGCCCAAGATCCTGGACCTCATCGTCAACGGTGTCGCCATCAACTCTGCCTACACATCCAAGATCCTG ccACCAGAGAAGGAAGGGGGGCTACCCCGGCAAGTGGGGAACAAGACGGAGTGCGCCCTGCTGGGTTTCGTGCTGGACCTGAAGCAGGATTACCAGGCGGTGCGCAACGAGGTGCCGGAGGAGAAGCTCTACAAGGTCTACACCTTCAACTCGGTGCGCAAGTCCATGAGCACGGTGCTGAAGAACGGCAACGGCGGCTTCCGCATGTACAGCAAGGGAGCCTCCGAGATCATCCTCCGCAA GTGCACCAAGATCCTGGACAAGAACGGTGACCCCCGGGTGTTCAAGACGAAGGACCGGGATGAGATGGTGAAGAAGGTGATCGAGCCCATGGCGTGCCACGGGCTGCGGACCATCTGCCTGGCCTTCCGCGACTTCCCCGCCGACGCCGAGCCCGACTGGGACAGTGAGAACGAGATCCTGTCCGACCTGACCTGCATCGCCGTGGTCGGGATAGAGGACCCCGTGCGGCCAGAG GTGCCCGATGCCATCCTGAAGTGCCAGCGCGCGGGCATCACCGTCCGCATGGTGACGGGGGACAACATCAACACCGCCCGCGCCATCGCCACCAAGTGTGGCATCCTGCTGCCGGGGGAGGACTTCTTGTgcctggaggggaaggagtTCAACCGGCTCATCCGCAACGAGAAGGGCGAG GTGGAACAGGAGCAGCTGGACAAGATCTGGCCCAAGCTGCGCGTGCTGGCCCGCTCCTCCCCGACGGATAAGCACACGCTTGTCAAAG GAATCATCGACAGCACCGTTGGTGACCAGAGGCAGGTGGTGGCCGTCACCGGGGATGGGACCAACGATGGCCCGGCGCTGAAGAAAGCCGACGTTGGGTTTGCCATG GGCATCGCAGGCACCGACGTGGCGAAGGAGGCTTCGGACATCATCCTGACGGACGACAACTTCACCAGCATCGTCAAGGCGGTGATGTGGGGCCGCAACGTCTACGACAGCATCTCCAAGTTCCTGCAGTTCCAGCTGACCGTCAACGTCGTGGCCGTCATCGTGGCTTTCACAGGCGCCTGCATCACGCAG GACTCCCCCCTGAAGGCCGTGCAGATGCTGTGGGTGAACCTGATCATGGACACCTTTGCCTCCTTAGCCCTGGCCACCGAGCCCCCCTCCGAGTCGCTGCTGCTCCGCAAGCCGTACGGCCGCAACAAGCCGCTCATCTCCCGCACCATGATGAAGAACATCCTGGGGCACGCCGTCTACCAGCTCACTATCATTTTCACGCTGCTTTTTGTGG GGGAGAAGCTGTTTGACATCGACAGCGGCCGCAACGCCCCGCTCCACTCGCCGCCCACCGAGCACTACACCATCGTCTTCAACACCTTCGTCATGATGCAGCTCTTCAACGAGATCAACGCGCGCAAGATCCACGGGGAGAGGAATGTCTTCGAGGCCATCTATCGCAACCCCATCTTCTGCACGGTGGTGCTGGGGACCTTTGCAGCCCAG ATCATCATTGTGGAGTTCGGTGGGAAGCccttcagctgctctgggctCACCCTGAGCCAGTGGTTCTGGTGTATTTTTATCGGAGTGGGAGAGCTCCTCTGGGGCCAG cTGATCTGCACCGTCCCGACCAGCCACCTGAAGTTCCTGAAGGAAGCCGGCCACGGCATCACCAAGGAGGAGATCCCAGAGGAGGAGCTGCCCGAGGACGTGGATGAGATCGACCACGCGGAGATGGAGCTGCGGAGGGGGCAGATCCTGTGGTTCAGGGGTCTCAACAGGATACAGACGCAG ATCAAAGTGGTGAATGCGTTCCGTAGCTCCTTGTACGAAGGCCTCGAGAAACCCGAGTCCAGAAGCTCCATCCATAACTTCATGACTCACCCGGAGTTCATCCTGGAGGAAGACGAGCCTCGAACACCATTCCTTGACAGCGCTGAAGACGACCCCGAGACCGACGGACTCAAAAAGCGAGGTGGGGATAGCCTGGGTGGATCGACATCCCTCAACAGAAATAACAATGCAGTGGACAGCGATCAAACCGAGGTCACCTTCCCGGAGCCCGAAAGCCCCTTACACAGCTTGGAGACATCGGTTTGA